The genomic interval TTATGATATCCTCCACACTAGGCATTTGAACATATAAAATTGCTGATCACtactttcattgaattttgagtGGTTTAGTCAACTTTGTTACACCCATGGTGTTCCCGGTCAAAAGTGACCgccacagaaaatgaatgggaaacactagattatgtccattcatcagatggaaaacagccccatacacacccacacatccacaactacacacatccacaactacacacccacaactacacacccacacatccacaactacacacccacaactacacacccacacatccacaactacacacccacacatccacaactacacatccacacatccacaactacacatccacaactacacatccacaactacacacccacaactacacaccacacacacacacacacacacacacacacacacacacacacacacacacacacacacacacacacctgtgtgaaGACCTGTTCACAGCCCCATATATAAAGTTGTACACATTtcaggaaatacatttattggtggcacactttttaaaaaaatactttttaatcttTGGGCAAAGTATCCACTGATTattcttttgttctttctcacacaaacagacatttaaagtcAAACGCAGTTGTGGACAGgcaaataatgcaaataatgcttggtttttttagtttaatttgcAGTTGATTTAGACACAAATTGACATGAAAGGCATACTTTGATTTGAAGTAAATATTGTAGGATGGAGTAAATCTGCTTCTGTGTACCAATCCTGAAGGAGAAGCCCCTTTAATGAAAACCTCAGAGCCCCAGGACGTTTTTCTGCACGTTGCAACCCAACAGAGCATTTACTGCTTCCACACACTCCATTACACAGgatgctgaaagaaaaacacaaaacaagtcatCAGCAGACTGAATGTGGACAAACAGCTGATTTgaaccagcacacacacactgtaaaaaacaacaacagattaacactaaatattagttttttacCTTTCTGAGCTCGGAGCCATGACACAGCCTTCATAGCCAGAAGCTCCCACTCTTCCTGAGCGTCCATCTTGAAACCATGAAGCCAGATCAGAGCCAGGATGGTGGCCACACTTCCTGGTTCACCTAATTCACCaaatcaaagaataaaaaatggaaCAGATCCGACAGCGAAAACATAATAAGAAGAGAACAAAGAAGATATTGCACAAAGGAACATGTTAAATcctaaaaatataataacaatagaaaagtaaacttaaataagttaaatttcTTGTGCAAAATAAGTCGCAATTATTAATTGATGTCATTATATTTGACAGTAACCCACCGATGCAGGCTTGGGCTTTTCCACCTCCTCGCTGGTCTTTCCCAGTGCAGCAGCCAGAGCTGGATCCAGCACCCAGCAGCCAGACGCCTTCTGGAGGGAGACCAGCTGCAGCAAAGGGTCTCTGGCTGGCTGTTTGGGCGAGCAGCTTTCTGAGGAGATAAATCACATCAATATTGGGTTTATTCTgggttgtttcatgcatttcaatagcGAGGGCGCGgccaaatgagtgtgtatgtggcctcttaaactt from Anoplopoma fimbria isolate UVic2021 breed Golden Eagle Sablefish unplaced genomic scaffold, Afim_UVic_2022 Un_contig_11381_pilon_pilon, whole genome shotgun sequence carries:
- the LOC129115266 gene encoding von Willebrand factor A domain-containing protein 5A-like; amino-acid sequence: KLLAQTASQRPFAAAGLPPEGVWLLGAGSSSGCCTGKDQRGGGKAQACIGEPGSVATILALIWLHGFKMDAQEEWELLAMKAVSWLRAQKASCVMECVEAVNALLGCNVQKNVLGL